ACCACCTTGCTTGATGGTGACCATTTGGCAATCGGCTTCATAGACGATGTCATCGACTTCCTTCAAGCCGTAAGCATCAGAAACGAGCTCATCCCCAGAAATAACGTCCTTGAACAAAAGCATGGTGGTGATTGCAGATGACAAGATGTTGCATCCATTTTCTCTCTTCCTGTTTTAGTGAAAACCGGTCACGTTGGGGTTAGGGTTTAGTTcacgaagaaaaagttagcTCGCAAGTcattttttagtttttagttttggaaagttattttatattttttagtaaaataatgaattttaGCAAATTCATTGACATATGTATAAAAAAGTGGAAGAATGTATTTGAGGTTGATGCAGGTTTCAAAATTTATGATAGAACGTAGGAATACTCCAAAATCACAATGTATATGCTCAAAGAATATaggaaattcaaaaaatgcCATTTTAAGACAATGCCTTTACTTGCTTCGTAGATGTTGATTAACAATAGGAGAACGTATTTTGACAttattgtttcttttcatgcAAAGCTCGAAGTAATTTTCGTACTTGAACTACAGTACTAAAAAGTCCCAAGGCACCTATTTGCTGTTTGCTAAGTCCAAGCCCACTGCCTATAGACCAGTGAATGCACAAGGGAAGGCTAAGAGCATTCGCAGCTAAGTCCCATTGATCTTGTTTATCGTGAGTACTGCGtacctttttgaataattgATAAATAGTTAGCAGGGTATCGAGTAGCCAGCAGCGGCAAGAGATAAGCGATAATTGATCTTCCCTCGATTTGGACATAGAAATAATTTGCTTGTTTCCCAAAAATGCAAGCCCCTCTGTGAGATAATAGCACACATTGATCGCGGTGCTCAAATGGGATTCTAGCGAATCCCTACGGTCAAAGTTTACGAGAAGCTTGTACAATCCAGGTAGACGTAAAATACACCGGAACTCGTTCAACATGGAAACCAGTTCGCTGTTTGCCTTACCAGCAAGGGGATTTAAACGAGCAACGTTTACTATTAACGCAGCGATTTTATCTATACCCGTAGGATGCTGTAGCATATAGTTCACTGTATCAGTACAAGACATTATGCAAAGGATCAAAAAGtcgatgaaaaaaaagactcCTCCAGGGGAAGATCAGATTGTTCGTGGTAAGATAGTCAACTCTAGTAAATTTGTAACAATGCTAGAAACGATTGTcaggaaaggaaaattcGCGCAAGTAGAAACCGTTTATGTTTTGACTTTGTGGTTCTCCGGTATACTATGGAGGTGTTTAGGGACAAGCAGAGTTGAGATCTCCAACATGAATGATCAACCTCTCAAAAAAGAGCATATGGGAATCATGCGTCTAAGTATTGTGACTGTAACTTACATAGTCTTTAGAGATTTTAGCATTTGATATGAAATGAAGGTATCATCTTATTTTCTACCACCGATACGTTCAGTGCAGCAAGACGTGAAGGCCTTTCTTACGGTCTCGAGTCTTTTGCTacctttaattttttttttattattattaaaaCAATCCCAATAACCACACTGGATGCACTATCTAATATAGTCTTGCTTACCTTCTTATTCCAAGGCCCAGTGTCAATGCAACCTCAAATATTATTCTAGTTGTTTAAACAATAATCGTACTGTCCAGTATATTATCGTATATTGAggtaaacaagaaaacaaaatgatttttctattcaCGAACATGCTATGAAGTAAAATTCGATATATTTATGCTGCTGTTTTATTTCTCATTTAGGATTTGCTAATTTGGTTCCAACTCCCTCAGACAAAATCTTCAGTTAGGAAGGTTTTACTGGCAGAACACTAGTTTCGCCGGGCTGTTACCATACATATATCTCGTAGATATGTAGTAACTAATTTAAAATTCTATATTTTAACGCCAAAAGCAATAACTGTTGTATTGCTTACTTTATCAGATTATACTAAGTAGTTTCCCTTTTGACAGAACAATGAAATGttcaaaacaagaacaaattAAAGAGGTCGTAATGCTGCCATGGCCTAAGCGAAACTTACAAGAATGTTTTTGGTAAAGCCTACCCCAGGTACAAATCATGGTTTGGTCCTGTTCCGGACTTTTTAGCAAAGGGAACCCGCGGCGAAATAGATATCGAGGAATTGTATGAATGGATAGACAGTATGGAAAGAGAGACGACCATAAAGGTGATGTTATTCCTCTTTCATCCCGATCATTTTAGCTATGAACTTTTAAATCTCACAGAAGCTAGTACTGCAGCGAGTAATTTGGGTCGACGTAGTAAGGCCtaaaagcaaatgaaaagtCACTCTTCGAAGGCTCAGTCTTCAAGAGATGTATTCGGAAACcctataaaaaaaggtgGACGTACCAACGATTACCGAAAATCGAAACCAAACGCCAAATCCAATAGAAGACTAGTCACGGGGAAACAGTAACAATCATGACGAATCTACCTTTATGCGCACATTTATGGAGGTACAGATCTCAAGGTTCTCTCAGATTCCCTCAGGAATAAGATTCACCTTCGGTGAATATTGAAGTAGCAAACTTGGAGGCTAGAGCTTTGATATTTACAGGCTCCGATGCATCTATCCTGAGCGaggattttgcaaaataGGTTACGACAAAATTGGACAGAGAATATCGAAGATGTGTGGACTTACAAAAGGTCGCTTTAAACGTGAAAGGAAAGTTAACGTTGCCAATAAAAGTTGACGATcagaaaaatgaagaaaccCTTATTATTATTCCATCTCTCATGTGTCAAGCGGTTTTAGGCTCATCTCTTATATCACATGCTGAAAATATACAAAGATGCCTTGAATGGCGCCGCAGACGCCTAAAGCATATAGTTGAGTTGACATAAAAAGTCCCTGGTTATACACCAAAACTAAGGCGTTATTACCCATCAGGAATTTTTGTCACCACTATATTTATTCGCTGTATAATAAAGTGACCGAGTAGTTTGGTAAGATTATACAGATTACTATACAATGCTTTATTACTATAGCATCGAATATGTACATAACCAAATAATACTATATTAccaaatgtaaacaaaggcaTGGGAAATGCAACTCTGGAGTAAAATTTAGTTTCATCGTATAAAGGATTCATTCAAAATAGTTTTGATGAGAAAATACGACTGATTGATTCACAAAAGGAtatagatttttttcttttataatcAGAATCTTCAGAATGCAGTGAGTTGACTACTTTGCTAAGTGATCACTATGTCTATCTTCGATTTGCTAAACAGATTCCCGTGCTGTTACTAACATCCTGATACACAGTACAACAATGTTCCATTCAAGAATTTTGCTAGAATGGTAACGCtcgactttttttttttctcatagCAAGTGAAATTTCAGTTCTTAACGCTTATCATCATTTTTATCACTATTATATAATACAATCTAACATTCGAAGAATCGGGACTGGAGCGGAAGCACCGTGGTATACCCAGACATGGTGGAGAGAGTATGGATAGGGTCGGATTTTTAAAGCCTCTCCAAGTATCCTTTAGCAAATACCCTTGCTGGGCTTTGTCCACGTAGCAAGTGAAATTTCCTTTGGCAATTGGTTATTATCACTATACAATAAGTCAAAAAAGACTTCTTAAAGGAAATTTTAATCTTGTATTGACGTTCTAAATCATCGCTTGGCTTGACAGGATTTCATACTTTCATTTACTTGCTTCGAAAAGTAAACagactttgcttttttattttattctataaagaaaaacatttcatttcattgttATTATCTAGTTTattctctttcatttccTGTTGACTAAAAGGTATGTGAGAatggtttttcttctctatTGTGAGGGGTAAATAATCGCTCGATTATGTATCCTTtacatttttctttcgcaACAGCATTTAACCTCTTTCTAGGATTAGTATTTcctttattcaaaaaaaggagaaaagagaagaagaaaaccGATTGCATTTGCATTCGCATAACCCTGCATATCTAATCgatcttttatttttttttatttttgctcCATTTCGTTATTTGTTTGGTAATTGATTTCCTGTTTATTTtcgttaaaaaaaaaattctgttattttgtttcattaTTTCGGTAACGGACATCGACGATTTTATTATTGAtgccttcttttcttcgtcGTTCTAATGTATCTTTAAGTTCAGCTGATCGACCCCTTGAGTTAGACGTCCAGATGGAATCACCTCCTTTGATTATGTATGGAGCTCCCGACGTTTCCTCTGGCGCATTAGCAACAggtcttttgaagatgaCGGTGTTTGAACCTTCTGTTCAAACCAATTCTGTCAACTTAAAGTTCATGCGCATAATTTCTACAAAACATCCAGTCCGCGAAAGCTGTCCCAACTGTCGTAATACAGTGGATGTTCTTGAAAACTGGGACCTTTCGTCAACGACATTGTCGTTTGTTCATGGTACACACACCTGGCCATTTAGTTTTATTGTTCCGGGGCATTTCCCTCAAACAACAGAATCTCCGTTTGTGAATATCCGATACTTACTTTTGGCTACGGTAACCAGCGATGTTTCAACCAATACCAATGTAAAGCTTGAGCACTCGCTAAGTATAAGGCGGTCAATCATCTTAAACACCGACAAGGTTGCTCAACGCCTTTTCCCTCCTACTTCGCTGGTTGCGTTGTTGGAGATGCCTCCTGTGATCCACGCCTTGAGCTGCATTCCGATTCAATTTCAGCTTACAGGATGCAAACCTCAAAACACAAGATTTTCATGGCGGTTGTCAAAAGTATCTTGGAGGATAGAAGAGCAAATTAAAGCCCATATAAGCCCGTGCACAGAACATGAAGGAAGTCGGAAACCACACGAATTTCGAGAAACAAGACTGTTGGGAAATGATGAGCATAGGCATGGCTGGAAAATTGACGGTGATCGTATATTGTTTGATATTACCGTCAGCACATCACTCTTATCGAAACCGATATGCGATGTTACCTTAGAAGGCCAATATAGTATTTCTATAGCTCATCAATTGATTTTCGAAACAATTGTCGTggaagaaatcaattcTCAACCAGTCAATTCAAATGCTCGCATCCTGAGGATGAAAGTCAACCTACCTCTTACTGAAAGAGGTGGTCTCGGCGTGAGCTGGGATGAAGAATGCCCTCCGATGTTTACCAGTGTTGGACCAGGTCCTCCCCCTTATGAGTATGCTCTACAATTACCTTCTGTGTAGATGCTTGTTAACCTTTACCTGTAATTTCTAAGTCACATCCCATGTAATTTCTCTATTTTTAGTTTATGTTTctttgatgtttttttattttggttttttatttcgttttcttcatgaatCCTTGTGCTTTTACGATACCCGAAGAGAGGGATCTCTTGGGTTTTACTTATGTTTGTACgatatataaaatttggTTAGGGGAGAATTATTTAATGCTAATTTAGGTACCTTTTATATACTTAATTCCAATTTTACTTATTGCAACATAAATGATTGTTAAGATGCTATTATTGTGTGCTCAAGTGTTCATCTCTTTTTGCTGTGCATTTGCTCATGAATCACaaattttgcaaatatATCAGCTTGTCGGATGGGCTCTGGGATTTTGCTTTCAACACCACTGGTTCGGAAAGCCAGCTGGATTGCGATATCTAAAGTTAGTTGATTTCCTATGCTTACATATATAGGCCGTTTGGATTCCCTTCTTGTCCATACGGCAGCACCCAAGACATTAGATGGTTCCCTTAAAGAATGTAAGAGCAAAGGGGGTCTGCTGGGATTTGTCAAAATGTAATTTGAAAGATGTTGTCTATGGTCGTCTAAAGATTCATTCAGTCCAAAGCAATGAAAGTAATTTTTCGCTACGCCCATAGTAGGTGAATTAACTAAAACACCTAGATGGCATGCCAAGCCGAATTCTGATTGATCCATTAGCTTTTCTATCATTTGCTTCTTACCATACGTACGTATTGGATGCAAGATACCATTCCCGTCAACCATAATAAGGTCAAAGGAATACTTAGAGGGAATCCTTTCTAGTAGAGGTAAATACCATTCAATCTCACGAAACGATAGGAATCCAGGGACATAATCTTCTTTGAGGCTATCAATTTCTAAATAATCTTTATATATGATCTGTGCATCGTGAACATCATAAAGAACAAGGGCCGAAACGGCCTTGGGGCTTGCCTTGTCAAAAGATATATCTAATCCGACTACGTATCTTATAGAGTCAACATTTTGGAGTTTTGATTCGTATACAATTTTCTGCTTTAGCAccaattgattttttcgCCAACATTCGACTTTTCCTTCCAGACGAGAATTTATTGTCGTGTCCTTTGATTCCGCTCCGTTCATCACTGAATATGATTGAAGAAAACTTGATTTCAGTGATTTTCTTATACTCAAATCAATTGCATTTCAACATAATCTTCAATCAAAAATCGTGCGTAATGAAAGAGCCTTTTATGCAGGGACCCCACGGATGCAAAAACTATTCGTTGCATGGGtgaagaaaagctttctgCAATTCCCAAATGCCTTTATAGAATtataatttcaaaaacaacaaaacaaataattaCGAATTTATTTATCATTTTATGGCATCAGTATTTATCATCTTATATATTACTCCAACCATCACTTCTGCATCTTGGAAATTGCTTTACgccaaaacgaaaatttgtttttctcatttGCTTAATACAAAATGCCTACCAGACAAGATGTTATCAATTTTGCTGCCGGACCAGCAGGCATGGCTACGGATGTTGTAGAAGAGTATGCCAAGGACTTTGTGAACTTTCAAAACCTTGGTATGGGTGTAGGAGAAATCTCCCATCGTAGCAAGGAAGGAACTGGTATCGTAAACCGTACCGAGCAGAGTCTTCGTAGAATGTACGGACTTCCTGATAACTTCCATATTCTCTTCATGCAAGGAGGTGGTACTGAACAATTTGCTGCCGTCTTGTATAATGTGTATGCGCATCACGCACTTTACAATCCCAATGCCAAGGAGTTAGTGGCCAATTACATCGTCACTGGTTCATGGAGTAAAAAAGCGTTGAATGAAGCTCAACGTCTTGGATTTCCCTGTCACGTAGCAGCTGACACGAAAGAATTGACTGGAAAATACGGTTGTTTGCCAAAAGACTCTGACCTTAACTATACTCGCGCCGGCGAAACCTCTTTGGTTTACTGGTGTGATAATGAGACCATCCATGGTGTAGAGTATAATGAACCTCCAGCAAATATCCCCAAGGGCGCTGTTCGTGTTTGTGATGCTTCTTCGAACTTTATTTCTCGAAGAATCGACTTTACTAAGCACGATATCCTATTTGCTGGTGCCCAAAAGAACGCAGGCCCTGCCGGTATCACAATGGTTTTTGTCAGAGATTCAATTCTGGAGCGTGCCTTGGTCCCAGACCTTCATAAAATGGGCATCCCTGTTTCTACTACTATGGCCGACTACAAACTTATGGCTGATAGCAACAGTCTTTACAACACCCTTCCAATTCCTACGCTCCATGCCATCAACTTGGGACTTCAATACATGGAGGGAAAGGGAGGATTACCCTTCTTGGAAGAGGCTTCTTATAAAAAATCTGAAATGGTTTACCAAGTTTTGGACAAGTACCCTATCTATGAAAACTTTGTCGATACTTGTGCTCGCAGTCGTATGAATGTTACGTTCAGAGTCATAAGTCAGGATCTTGAAAATAAGTTGCTCGTAGGAGCTGAGAAACTGCATATGATGCAATTGAAAGGCCATCGCAGTATCGGCGGTGTTCGTGTTTCCTTGTATAACGCCATTACTGTTGAGGAAACAGAACAGTTAGTCAAATACCTTGAATCATTTGGTGCTGAGCATTCAAAGTgaatttcaatttattgaaatCATATTCGAGTGTTCCATGTCGTACGTTAGTCttcaatcaaaaagaacttaTAATAGTGATTtattaaaggaaaagtcCCTTCTCCCAATgcataaaaattaaaatcaGTACAGACAAAAAAAGTTCCTACATACAGAATGGGCAGTATAAATAATTGACTAAGACAACTGAAACAATATTAGTAtttaaatagaaatagTAAGATGgaaatatttattaaagtTTGACTAAATCCTCCTCATATTGTACTTTTCACTTCCTCTTGAgcacaaacaaaagctgCCTGATGGGTAAAAATACGTTGATCGCGATTCGCGTACCCAACCTACAAACCATTTCAAAGTATTTGTCTACTGTAACAAAGATCGTTGAACGGTTGAGTGAGGATCGCAATAATAGACTATACATTTGGGTTTGCAGTCCTGAATTAAACGAAGAAAGGAATGAGCGTATTTTTTCCAGTCTCACAAAAGCTCTGAGTGAACTATACCTCTGTTCAATTACTACTAAAGATCCTACCATTTTTAATGTCGTTCCTACAGTTGTTTTATTCGAAGACTGGTCTGGATATTCTATTAATGAACTTTCGAATCTGTGTGACACCACTTATTGCACGAAAAATTATGATGGTAAAGTCTTAATATTAATTTTCACTTACATCTAACTGCTGCTGTAgattcaatttcaaaatctaGTACTGAAGTGATCCATATCGAAGCTGATGAGCTCGAACAAAGTAAGCTCGAACGTAGTTTTGAAGAGAGCGAGAATCAGGATAAGAAAATTACCAACCGAATTTCAGCTGGTacgtttttttttttttttttcgttggCAATGAATACTAATCAAGGTTATGTCAGTCGGTGGGACGTTCGACCATCTACACGTTGGTCATAAAGTTTTACTTACATTATCTGCATGGATTggaatagaaaaagtatACGTTGGGATTTCTGGTACGTTCGCTATTATAGTACTAGTGCATAGGAGCTTACTCTTTTAGGGAATGAATTACTCTTAAACAAAGTCGAGAGGGCATACTTAGAAAATATAGAAGTGAGGAAAAATTCTGTCTATGATTTCCTTCATTctataaagaaaactatcCAATCGAGCATAGTAATTATCAATGATCCTTTCGGGCCTACTATTACTACTGGAGAGATTGACAGTTTGCTCGTTTCCCAAGAAACCATTAAAGGTGCGGATTCCGTACAAGTGGAGCGAATAAAAAGAGGATTGCCTGAGCTGGATATATATTGCATCGACCTTCTTCACTTCGCACATGCTACAATGCCAGAAAATTGTAATCCAGTAAAACTTAGTTCAACGGCCATTAGAAAAGAACTAGCtaagaaaaacttttaagAACAATACACCTCTCTGATTCCTTATCTCTTTTGATTTATGTGAActatttttacttttgttgaagTTTGAGCATACACCTACACATAACACACACTTATTGCTTTACACCAGTGTATTTATTTCACCACAAATATGATTCATGGATTCTCATAAACATAAGCAAgtgtcaaaaaataaaaaagaacaaaattATTCCAGTAATGATGActccaaaattaaaagatatATTCTGCTTACCTATTATGTTCGTTTTTTTACGATGTATACTGAATTAGCCAGTTCTAACCAAATATAGTTAATTATTTTACTGGGAGTTCCAATATGGTGGAAAACCACTACGTACTATCGGGCTTCTATGCCTTTTCATGAGATGGAAAATGCCAGATATAAGCTGGAATCCAATCTACAATTCACTCCGACGTTTAGAATTGTAGATGACCCAGCTGGAAGAATAACGTATCTTTCTGACAAGCTAATGAATGAAGAGCCCCAGTATTCGTTTTATGAAATTCAATTTACAAGGTCCGAAGCGGCTGACTATTTAATCTGCTTAACGAAGTCTTCTAAAAATTCCTGGTATTGGAAAGGGAGGAGTCTACACTTAGACTACAAGGAGGATTTTTCAGACAATGAAGTTGCCATAATGTTAGTAAATCGCCTATATGCGGTTTTCAGTCCAGAAATCATGGACATATCTGCGAAATATTCCCGGCTGACATCGAAAAACATTCCTGCCACAGTGTACAATAAGCGgtcaattcaattttcaCCTCAGTACCGTATTCTGTTAAGTTTATTCTTGGGTGAAGGATCCCATGAACTTAATGGTTGGGAAATTGAGAGTGCCATTGCCAAATTTTTACAGCCTTTAACTCAACAGCTTTCTCAAATTATGAACTTGACCGTAGAGTCTCAGGTACAATACTTTGTGGACGACCCACCAGTCACCTCTAAGGAAGGAGAATATCGAACGGCATTTTCTGATTTCCCTAAATTTGTTAATAATCTTGAAAAGTATCTCACTATTAATCCGAATGTACGAGAGCCTACTCTAcattttttgttgtatGTGCCTTCCAAAGAGATACAGCCATTGAAATTGGAAGATCAACATGGTAAAGAAGTTGCAACGAATTCGATGCTTTTACCTCAATGGGGTTCGATTATTATCACAaatacaaacaaatcttcttctaattATCTGAGGGATATCGACATGAAGTTTCAGTTTCGTACTATATCAAGAGATCTTCTTTTACTATTAGGTGTAGATGATTATTCATCTTTCAGTCTAAACCCGGTAATAATGGAAAGAATGCTAAGGCAAAGGATAGCTGAAAGCCTAGTTGCAACGACCGATACACTCCTGAATCTTTCAAAGCTCATTAAGTCAATTGAAAACATGGCTGTCCCTAAAGAAATACAGTCATACGCGAAAGACGCTTTGAAGTCATTGGACCTCGCATACGATACCCTTTCAGAGCGGAAATTAAGTGAAACTCTTTCGCATAGCACGaattcctttgaaaaggCACAAAAAGCTCTATTTCATCCAAGTATGGTGACCACTGTATATTTTCCTGATGAATCAAAGTACGGAATCTATGCGCCCTTATTTGCACCTATCATGATCCCTTTGTTATTGTcattcatcaaaacaattCGTAATGCAGTAAAATCGATGCCGATTTCTCTTCGAAgacaaaagacaaaagacaaaagaaattagcTAAAAGAAACTACTAAATAATAATCATCATATTTGATAAATTTCGTTTGGTATTGAGAATCATAGTTAAAGCTAGATGATAATGACAAACGGAAAATCGGTATAATCTAAGGAAGAACGCATAAAGAAtactaaaaataaaacatatCTAAgggaaacaaaataaaaagaaagtaaaaaaaaattgagacTGAACAAGTATTAGAGCAACAATCCATAGGCGGAGAGTAGAAAAAGTACTGAAAATCTTCAAGTCAAATAACCgataaagcaatttttaAGTATTGCTTCCTCGTTTACCCAAGCGTGATTCATCACTAGGAAATAAGCGTTAGCTGAAACACGTtaaaaacttcattttcttaCTAAAGACCTGAGTAGCATCTATGCCAgaattatttataatttttttaacaCCAGCAGGATGATAATTAAGGTAAGGAGTCACATTATaaacttttcctttaatCGAAATCCAGCAATCCTCCTCGGTACAATGCTTTTTAAGCTCATCTTTAGAAACCTTCATCGGCCTGTCCACCGTCTAGTAAAATGTTAGATCGCTAGAATAAATTGAATTATAATTTGAATCCATAATGATGGGCAGCTGAATGGGATGCGATAATACCATTCCCATATATTCTGATGTAAAAACACTCCAACAACTAATGAACCATTACAGACAAACTATTGTTACATACGGATAAATTTTCACCACTCGATACTTTTCTAGCCCAATCTAGTTGAGAATATCCCGGCGCAACAGAGTATTTCCCTCTTTTTGGCACTGGCTTTTTGGATTCACCATCAACTTTTCCAGAACTGTCTCCTCCAATACCAAGGTTCTTGAAAAGCGCGACCATTTATCCTGATATTAACGAATTCGGTCAAACTGAATGTAAAGAACAAAGGATACTTTATAGATAGATTTTAGTAAAGGGAAAAGTCAAAATTTCACTGGCATTGGTAAAGAAATTTGACTTTTCAGGTGGACTATATCGCTTAAGCGAAATGCTTAAATATCGCTTAGCATGAGCTTGAAATTAGAAAAGTGACGTTGAAgtatttttgtaaacaaatgctCTTGGCtagaaataagaaagatATAACTAATAAATGAGTTAGCATTAGTTTGGTAAGCTTGCTTGATTTGACTAAAGGCTTTTGGCGACGGTTTTcccaaaagaagaaacgcaaaatatcaaaaaatttatgtACCCAAGAGCAATCATTGAAGGCGAATTATTTTCTGGAGAACAACcattgaaagaatttgcACGTCGTATCTATTGctaaaaatagaagaatcGGTCATGAAACGTTTACTTTACCCCAAGCAATCAGATCTGGGCTAATCAAGAAAGTGGTAATAACTAAGGATATTTAATTCTacatttcatttattttttataccGCTTATAAATTCGTAAAATAAGTAGATGAAGGCGCATGAATCCAAGTTGTGCACTGAACATTCTTCATATTAGGGTACCTACCTTTAGCCATATACGCACTGTAGGGTCTGACTATCAATTATACACTCTATTCTTTGTATATTatattctttattctttgaagaaataatcattttctttttgtctcTGCGCTTGAAAGACTTGTAAAATTATTTCTCGTTGGAAACTTGCTTTTCCACCTCGTGCGGTTAATAGTTGAAGAGAAAATAACtagtaaaaaaattgaaggaCTCTTTCGCGTAAAGCTATCAAGCGTTTCAACTCCTAGACCCAAAACGTCTCAAACAAGTACTACTGACTTTGAAACCCAAACCGTTTCGGCCAGCGTATTTGAAACCTTTTTTATACGGGGACGATATTAAAAATGGCTGTTGATACAGAATACTACGAAATTTTGGGAGTATCTCCGGACGTCTCAAGCCTAGAGATTAAGAAGGCTTACAGGAAATTGGCGGTCAAGTATCACCCCGACAAGAATCCAGAGGACCCTCAGGGTGCTAGCGAGAGGTTTCAGAAAATCAGCGAGGCATATCAAGTTTTAGGAGACGAACAGCTTCGGTCTCGATACGACTTGcatggaaaagaaaaggccGTTCCAGAGCAAGGTTTTACTGACGCTTATGACTTCTTTGCTAATCTTTTTGGAGGCGCCCCTTTCCGTGAATGGGTAGGAGAGCTTTCCTTTGTCAGGGAAATGTTCCGAGAGGAAGAAGCCATGCAAGATGAGATGACTCAAATGAACAAGCAGcagcttcttcttgattCAGGAGAAGCAACCCCTACAATAAAACAACAATTTAatgagagaaaaaagaatgccCAAATCCGCGAACGAGAGGCAGCTGCACAGCGGGAACAACAGATGCTCGAAGATAGGAAGAAACGGATTTCTGAAGTCACaaaaaatcttcaaaatcgtGTAGATGGTTGGATTGAAAAGAGTTCTACTGAGGAAGGATTGCGGGTGGTTCGTGAGCAATATAGCAAAGAGGTAGAAACACTACGAATTGAGTCATTTGGTGTTGAAATCCTACAAGCCATGGGCGATGTTTATACCCAAAAAGCGCGAAACATAATCAAATCAAGCAAATTTG
The nucleotide sequence above comes from Schizosaccharomyces osmophilus chromosome 3, complete sequence. Encoded proteins:
- a CDS encoding NADPH-hemoprotein reductase, with amino-acid sequence MVALFKNLGIGGDSSGKVDGESKKPVPKRGKYSVAPGYSQLDWARKVSSGENLSTVDRPMKVSKDELKKHCTEEDCWISIKGKVYNVTPYLNYHPAGVKKIINNSGIDATQVFMMNHAWVNEEAILKNCFIGYLT
- a CDS encoding DNAJ domain protein Caj1/Djp1 type; this encodes MAVDTEYYEILGVSPDVSSLEIKKAYRKLAVKYHPDKNPEDPQGASERFQKISEAYQVLGDEQLRSRYDLHGKEKAVPEQGFTDAYDFFANLFGGAPFREWVGELSFVREMFREEEAMQDEMTQMNKQQLLLDSGEATPTIKQQFNERKKNAQIREREAAAQREQQMLEDRKKRISEVTKNLQNRVDGWIEKSSTEEGLRVVREQYSKEVETLRIESFGVEILQAMGDVYTQKARNIIKSSKFGIGGFWSRMKEKGKIARDTWDTLSAAMDAKLSIDQMQKLESKADEATTPEERAKLEMDITGKVLRASWCGARYDIQGVLRDACNNLLRKSVPVDLRMKRAYALLEIGTVFSQVEADPDDPHRVFENLILEDKKKKKKRNKENVAKEPPKT